The genomic window GAAGATTCACGATCCGTTCAGGTGTGTACTCCTGTGCTTCTTCATATTTAAGCTTGTTGAACCTCCGCATGGTTTCGGCAATGTCAACTATTCCTTCAAGATCTTTGATAGACCGCTCGACCGATTCCATAGCGGTCGGCCAGTGTTTTTTATGCTTTTTCCCGTTTTTCTTATTCGTCATAGTTCCACCTCATTAATCTGGTCATATATACAAGCATCTGGAGCCTATCTTTTCAGATTGATTACATATTTATTATAGTAATTGTTACTATAATTTGCAAGTTTTATGCCCTCGGATGATGCTTTTTGAAGTCCACCTGAAAGAGTCCCTTTCACCAGATACCAGTCAACATTGAATTGCAGGACACATAACAGCCCTCTCAAAAGGCTTGCTCCGGCAAGCGTATAGCAGTATATTACTCTTACTTGTAAATAACATCATAATTCCTGTCAACTATATCCCGTCGACAATGGTAGTAGAAGATGAGAAAACCGATGGGGAAAGGTGTTTGTTTTATTCAGGGATGACAAGAGCGCACTACGGCTTTTTCTTACTTATCCAGAAACAAATGTTTTCAGAGGGCATTCTTAACTGAGCAATAATTATCCACAATAAAAGGAGTAATCTTTGAATAGAATCAACATTTTTATGCTATTAGTCACATGTTTATTTTTTGGTTGTGATGATTCCGGCACTACCGGTCCGGTTAAAAACAAAATAAAGACCAGTGGCACATTCTCATATACATTGGATGGAAATTCATTTACGGTTAACGTTCCGGAAGGTGCCGGGCAATGCATCATTCTCGGCGACAGCACTATGTGGAATATTTCAGTTAGTGGTTCAGATTCCAAAGAAAACAGTGAAGCCAAAATCTCAATGATTGTATTTTTCGGATTTACTAAAAGTAATAAAACTGTATCAATAGCACGAGGATTTTCAGACAGTACCGTCCAGTTTGGATTTTATGACAATCAGCGTAATGCTTATAATTCACCCAGTGGAACTATTACATTCACCAATTTTCCAAAAAAGACAGGCGATCCACTTTCTGGTACTATCAATGCAACCCTTACAAATGTAAATAATATGAAGGAAAAACAATTTTCAGCGGAATTCAGTCTGATCTGTGAAAGTATTAACGATTGATTTATCTAATGAAATCATAACAACTATCCTGTTCAAATAATCCAAAGGTGCTGAAACGCAATAAAGAGCTTCCCATTCAGATGAAAATCAGTAAACAATAACCTTCACAATAGCTAATCCGGTCAGACACCGGTTTCCACACCTCAGATAAAGTGAGTTTTGCCCACC from Fibrobacter sp. includes these protein-coding regions:
- a CDS encoding helix-turn-helix domain-containing protein yields the protein MTNKKNGKKHKKHWPTAMESVERSIKDLEGIVDIAETMRRFNKLKYEEAQEYTPERIVNLRKNKLHMSQSVFALVCNIKLPTLQKWERGYSKPTPPVNRLFQLVEKGGLELISRDK